One segment of Mangifera indica cultivar Alphonso unplaced genomic scaffold, CATAS_Mindica_2.1 Un_0115, whole genome shotgun sequence DNA contains the following:
- the LOC123207895 gene encoding uncharacterized protein LOC123207895, translating to MADSQHLYGKTRFSQNLTRQPVGVGQVKSFTHLFSKFLFFALFLVAIPLFPSQAPDFINQTVLTKFWDLFHLLFIGLAVSYGLFCRRNVAMDTETHSSYDDPQSFVSNVLQVSSIFGDDSDNTFGYSENYKGNFAVNSEQTNTGSLNTANNVTQAWSSQYFRGESMVVIDQPSQAFNEHAYKPLGLPVRSLRSRLSNQGSPEICNRSESSPASTDSSHNLSSSHVVRNENFGHLGPLNLENKFNEAAGLSSSIPWRSRSGRMETRKDADIATHASHFRPLSVDEAQFESLKSQSFWYSDSYSSQPCSMSNSPSRLSSSGTLSSELEKLKMDETLKEKSFRNSYPPTSIPANGKTSLNALRIRRYTDGSLFEKNAGKSFEDNLKDRNGGEREYPLGLKDDLKDMSGSKINDSLGLKDDLKDRSGSKREDPLGLLKDDFKDKNGSKREYPLGRNEWRSSLKLDENPRNPVKASSRGKSVRTIRTHRFTEKATSVAGNVEKDGVLKGKNEMKSEGFHNQSTSARKQDLDNHYPMQKPTFSEFAVESKEESASEVENSQLNSNQEAVTKCVNDAADSDSNEVDKKAGEFIARFREQIRLQKMASIDRSKGLNYFT from the coding sequence ATGGCTGATTCGCAGCACTTGTACGGCAAGACCCGCTTTTCACAGAACCTTACTAGACAGCCCGTTGGTGTTGGCCAAGTCAAGTCCTTTACTCACTTATTCagtaagtttcttttctttgctcTCTTTCTTGTTGCTATTCCATTATTCCCTTCTCAAGCTCCTGACTTTATCAACCAAACTGTACTCACCAAGTTTTGGGACCTTTTTCACCTTCTCTTTATTGGCCTTGCTGTGTCCTATGGCTTGTTTTGTCGCCGGAATGTTGCTATGGACACTGAAACTCATTCTAGCTATGATGATCCGCAGTCATTTGTGTCTAATGTTCTTCAAGTTTCATCTATTTTTGGAGATGACTCTGATAATACATTTGGGTATTCTGAGAACTACAAAGGGAATTTTGCTGTGAATAGTGAACAAACCAATACCGGATCTTTAAATACTGCGAATAATGTTACTCAAGCATGGAGTTCTCAATACTTTAGGGGTGAATCCATGGTTGTAATAGATCAACCGAGTCAGGCTTTTAATGAACATGCTTATAAACCGTTGGGTTTACCAGTTAGGAGTCTCAGATCAAGATTAAGTAACCAAGGTAGTCCTGAGATTTGCAATAGAAGTGAATCTAGTCCAGCCTCGACGGATTCATCACATAATCTTTCTTCTAGTCATGTGGTTAGGAATGAAAACTTTGGTCACTTGGGTCCTTTGAACTTGGAGAATAAGTTCAATGAAGCTGCTGGTTTATCTTCATCAATTCCATGGCGTTCCAGATCTGGGAGAATGGAAACCAGAAAAGATGCAGATATTGCTACTCATGCTTCACACTTTAGGCCTCTCTCTGTTGATGAAGCTCAGTTCGAATCCCTGAAATCACAGTCCTTTTGGTACAGTGATTCTTACTCTTCCCAACCCTGTTCAATGTCCAATTCGCCTAGCAGGCTCTCTTCCTCAGGCACTCTTTCTTCAGAGTTGGAAAAGTTGAAAATGGATGAGACATTGAAAGAGAAGAGTTTCCGAAACTCTTATCCTCCAACTTCTATCCCTGCGAATGGTAAGACTTCATTGAATGCATTACGTATTCGGAGATATACTGACGGTTCTTTGTTTGAGAAGAATGCAGGAAAAAGCTTCGAAGATAATTTGAAGGATAGAAATGGAGGCGAAAGAGAGTATCCATTAGGCCTTAAAGATGATTTGAAGGACATGAGTGGAAGCAAAATAAATGATTCATTAGGCCTTAAAGATGATCTCAAGGATAGGAGTGGAAGCAAAAGAGAGGATCCATTAGGCCTCCTTAAAGATGATTTTAAAGATAAGAATGGAAGCAAAAGAGAGTATCCATTAGGTCGTAATGAGTGGAGATCAAGTTTGAAATTGGACGAAAATCCTCGAAACCCTGTTAAAGCTTCATCAAGAGGAAAATCTGTTAGGACTATCAGGACTCATCGATTTACAGAAAAGGCGACAAGTGTTGCAGGAAATGTCGAAAAGGATGGAGTTCttaagggaaaaaatgagatgaaaagTGAAGGTTTTCATAATCAATCCACCAGTGCTAGAAAGCAGGATCTTGATAATCACTATCCCATGCAAAAACCAACATTCTCAGAGTTTGCAGTGGAGTCTAAAGAAGAATCAGCTAGTGAGGTTGAAAATTCTcaattgaactcaaatcaagAGGCTGTGACCAAGTGTGTAAATGATGCTGCTGACTCTGACTCCAATGAGGTTGATAAGAAGGCTGGTGAGTTTATAGCTAGATTTAGAGAGCAGATTAGGCTTCAGAAAATGGCATCAATAGACAGATCCAAAGGGCTTAACTATTTTACGTGA